A genome region from Dehalococcoidia bacterium includes the following:
- a CDS encoding glycosyltransferase family 39 protein, with amino-acid sequence MTHATETVLRRPRSAAAALPIAELIALSVVALGFLLLSAPLLSQPFGRDQGIFATIADAILRGQLPYRDAWDHKPPGIDYAYALAFRLFGRSWQAVHLLEQLVLLGGMVGLWALLRPAGAQAAVAAAALFGAAAILQFEWWDRGQAEMFIAGLSAVGLAALVAGRRWRAVSALVGGAVLGALIWFKPTAAPLTLLGGIILLARSPRSWGTARDLGAYAGGVLALVLVPSGLLLAGGAFAEMWDAVVVFNQLHVQTGANLTLAATAWATVDFFGRMGPLTPLAAAGVIGARRSPALTALLVGWLLAALAGVWSQGKFFSYHWSVALPPLAGLAGSGLIAVWENIRRPGPEVRLRRGAAAILALALLLPVVHEQQAKLGRDLPYLLGKVSDRDYFARFGHNLHDRDVYSFSAARETAAYLAARTTPNDTVLVWGFQALVNWLADRRAPTRYIFSYPLTIERPESPLRRQARDIFLREFDAAPPAYVVLVAKDVNPIQTQESIALIETFPAFKERLARDYVKEREIAEFQIYRRKGPEAVGRSREPGARGGSGAGNLKKG; translated from the coding sequence GTGACCCACGCGACAGAGACCGTCCTGCGGCGGCCGCGGTCCGCTGCCGCCGCTCTCCCCATCGCCGAACTGATCGCTCTCAGCGTGGTCGCTCTCGGCTTCCTGCTGCTCAGCGCGCCGCTGCTCTCTCAGCCGTTCGGCCGCGACCAAGGGATTTTCGCCACCATCGCCGATGCCATCCTGCGGGGGCAGCTGCCCTATCGCGACGCGTGGGACCACAAGCCGCCTGGCATCGACTACGCCTACGCTCTCGCGTTCCGGCTGTTTGGACGATCGTGGCAGGCAGTTCACCTGCTTGAGCAGCTTGTCCTGCTCGGGGGGATGGTCGGGCTGTGGGCACTGCTGCGGCCGGCGGGGGCGCAAGCGGCAGTCGCTGCCGCCGCTCTCTTCGGAGCAGCCGCCATCCTCCAGTTCGAATGGTGGGACCGCGGCCAAGCCGAGATGTTCATCGCTGGGCTCAGCGCGGTCGGCCTTGCGGCGCTCGTCGCCGGCCGACGCTGGCGGGCCGTCTCGGCGCTGGTCGGCGGAGCAGTGCTCGGCGCCCTCATCTGGTTCAAGCCGACCGCAGCGCCCCTGACGCTGCTCGGCGGCATCATCCTCCTTGCCCGCTCGCCCCGCAGCTGGGGAACAGCGCGCGATCTCGGCGCCTATGCTGGCGGCGTGCTCGCGCTCGTGCTCGTTCCCAGCGGGCTGCTGCTGGCGGGCGGCGCCTTCGCGGAGATGTGGGACGCCGTTGTCGTCTTCAATCAACTCCACGTCCAAACGGGCGCTAACCTGACGCTCGCCGCAACAGCGTGGGCAACGGTCGACTTCTTCGGGCGGATGGGGCCGCTCACCCCGCTGGCTGCTGCCGGAGTGATCGGGGCACGGCGCTCTCCTGCTCTCACGGCGCTGCTGGTCGGCTGGCTCCTCGCCGCACTGGCGGGCGTGTGGAGCCAAGGCAAATTTTTCAGCTATCACTGGTCGGTGGCGCTGCCGCCGCTCGCCGGGCTGGCCGGCAGCGGGCTCATTGCCGTTTGGGAAAATATCCGCCGTCCTGGCCCCGAGGTGCGGCTGCGGCGCGGCGCGGCGGCGATCCTTGCGCTTGCCCTGCTGCTGCCGGTCGTGCACGAGCAGCAAGCGAAGCTCGGGCGTGACCTGCCCTACTTGCTCGGGAAGGTCAGCGACCGCGACTACTTCGCCCGCTTCGGGCACAACCTGCACGACCGCGATGTCTATTCGTTCAGCGCAGCGCGCGAAACAGCCGCCTACTTGGCAGCGCGCACTACGCCGAACGATACGGTCCTCGTGTGGGGTTTTCAGGCGCTTGTTAACTGGCTCGCCGACCGCCGCGCTCCCACCCGCTATATCTTCAGCTATCCGCTCACAATCGAGCGGCCGGAGAGCCCGCTCCGTCGCCAAGCGCGCGACATCTTTCTGCGCGAGTTCGACGCGGCGCCGCCCGCCTACGTCGTCCTCGTCGCGAAGGATGTCAACCCGATCCAGACCCAGGAATCCATCGCCCTGATCGAGACCTTCCCCGCCTTCAAAGAGCGCCTCGCCCGCGACTATGTCAAAGAGCGCGAGATCGCCGAGTTTCAGATCTACCGGCGGAAAGGCCCCGAGGCGGTCGGCCGCTCCCGCGAACCCGGCGCGCGCGGCGGGTCCGGCGCCGGCAACCTTAAGAAAGGCTAA
- a CDS encoding ABC transporter substrate-binding protein — MKRRFYPIGLLAVFLAACAPAAPTATPAAPGQPRQERAENQALRIAPSSIPANLTPAAGFANYVVFTPMYDTPTTLGKDFAVEPAVATKWELSADGRTWTLTIRSDLVFHNGDRLTAEDVAFSINEMMQRGWPARTFINTVTEARATSPTTVDVQTRAIDMSIPAGFMFTPILPKAYYESVGGFDGFVAKPIGSGPYELVEFVREDRIVYRKRSSPHPFRNVQATELTFVAVPENSQKINGLRTGELDATTAVALTTDQVQTAETAGLKLQVIRNAFIFVAIPQGTYELRNTPLKDKRVRQAMNYAIDREAITKTLYRGYAEPLGQLALKGSQSWDPSVKPVYDPALARQLLAEAGYPNGFGGITMEMSRAQNLQDLMQVIQAQLREVGIRVELEIVDGALYGDRVYGRNNAQKSDLVMSGNGDTNGFNTAIRVLYGCGRPIGSPPSALFWCNPEWDRLQDAALAERDPTRRAQLLREANRIMREDAPVIPLYLPASFVVHSPKIVGIDVEGRTQITFDAAYRIK; from the coding sequence ATGAAGCGCCGCTTCTACCCGATCGGGCTTCTCGCTGTCTTCCTCGCCGCGTGCGCCCCTGCAGCGCCGACGGCCACGCCCGCCGCTCCCGGCCAACCCCGCCAGGAGCGCGCCGAAAATCAAGCACTGCGGATTGCCCCGAGCAGCATCCCGGCCAACCTGACGCCAGCCGCTGGCTTCGCCAACTATGTGGTCTTCACCCCGATGTACGACACGCCGACCACCCTCGGCAAAGACTTCGCCGTCGAGCCGGCGGTCGCTACCAAGTGGGAGCTCTCCGCGGATGGGCGCACGTGGACCCTCACGATCCGCTCGGACCTTGTCTTTCACAACGGCGATAGGCTGACCGCTGAGGATGTCGCCTTCAGCATCAATGAGATGATGCAGCGCGGGTGGCCGGCGCGCACATTCATCAACACTGTCACCGAAGCGCGCGCGACCAGCCCAACCACCGTCGACGTCCAGACGCGCGCGATCGATATGAGCATCCCTGCCGGGTTTATGTTCACGCCGATCTTGCCCAAGGCCTACTACGAATCGGTGGGGGGGTTCGACGGCTTTGTCGCCAAGCCGATCGGCTCTGGTCCGTACGAACTCGTGGAGTTCGTCCGCGAGGACCGGATCGTCTACCGGAAGCGCTCAAGCCCTCATCCCTTCCGGAACGTCCAAGCGACCGAATTGACGTTCGTCGCGGTCCCGGAGAACTCCCAGAAGATCAATGGGCTGCGCACGGGCGAACTGGACGCGACCACTGCCGTCGCCCTGACCACCGATCAAGTGCAAACCGCGGAAACCGCCGGCCTGAAGCTCCAAGTGATCCGCAACGCCTTCATCTTCGTCGCCATCCCGCAGGGAACCTACGAGCTGCGCAACACGCCGCTGAAGGATAAGCGGGTGCGCCAAGCCATGAACTACGCGATCGACCGCGAGGCGATCACCAAGACGCTTTACCGCGGCTATGCGGAGCCGCTGGGACAGCTCGCCTTGAAGGGCAGCCAGTCGTGGGACCCGAGCGTCAAGCCGGTCTACGACCCGGCGCTGGCGCGGCAGCTCCTCGCCGAGGCCGGCTACCCCAACGGCTTCGGCGGCATCACGATGGAGATGTCGCGCGCCCAAAATCTGCAAGACCTGATGCAGGTCATTCAAGCGCAGCTGCGGGAGGTCGGGATCCGGGTCGAGCTCGAAATCGTCGACGGCGCACTCTACGGCGACCGGGTGTACGGCCGCAACAACGCCCAGAAGTCCGACCTCGTCATGAGCGGCAACGGCGATACGAACGGCTTCAACACCGCCATTCGCGTGCTCTACGGCTGCGGGAGACCGATCGGCTCGCCGCCCTCTGCCCTCTTCTGGTGCAACCCAGAGTGGGATCGGCTGCAGGACGCCGCGCTCGCCGAACGCGACCCGACCCGACGCGCCCAACTGCTGCGCGAGGCGAACCGGATCATGCGCGAGGACGCGCCGGTCATCCCGCTCTACCTGCCTGCCAGCTTCGTCGTCCACAGCCCCAAGATCGTCGGGATCGACGTCGAGGGACGAACGCAGATCACCTTCGACGCCGCATACCGGATCAAGTAG
- a CDS encoding ABC transporter substrate-binding protein codes for MRFLVQPLGILAIVLTACAPAAPQATPGSPAQPREERAENQSIRIAASSIPANLTPAAGFANYIVFTPMYDTPTTLGKDFAVEPAVATKWDVSADGRTWTFTIRTDLVFQNGDPMTADDFAFSINEMMQRGWPARTFIATVAEARVTNPTTVEVTTRSPDMSIPAGLMFTPILPKRYYESVGFEGFVAKPVGTGPYDLAEFVREDRIIYRKRTAAHPFRNAQASELIFLSVPEHGQKINGLRTGELDATTTSALSSDQVQAAEAAGMKLQVIRNAFIFVAIPQGTYELRNTPLKDKRVRQALNYAIDREAITKTLFRGYAQPVAQLALEGSPSWDPNVKPVYDPALARRLLAEAGYPNGFSGITIEMSRAQNLQDVALVVQSQLREIGVQAEIEIIESGLSVDRVYGRNNTQKQDLTMSGNGDTNGFYTAMRVLYGCGKPIGGTPSALYWCNPEWDRLLDAALAERDPQRRAQLLREANRIMREDAPVIPLYLPASFVVHSPKIVGLNLDGRTQYNFDNVYRIK; via the coding sequence GTGCGATTTCTCGTCCAGCCTCTTGGCATCCTCGCGATCGTGTTGACCGCGTGTGCTCCAGCGGCGCCGCAAGCAACGCCGGGCTCTCCTGCCCAGCCTCGAGAGGAGCGCGCCGAAAACCAGTCGATCCGGATCGCCGCAAGCAGCATCCCAGCAAATCTCACTCCCGCCGCCGGGTTCGCCAACTACATCGTCTTCACCCCGATGTACGACACGCCGACCACTCTCGGCAAAGACTTCGCCGTCGAGCCGGCGGTCGCTACCAAGTGGGACGTGTCAGCCGACGGGCGCACTTGGACCTTTACCATCCGGACCGACCTCGTCTTCCAGAATGGCGACCCGATGACCGCCGACGATTTCGCCTTCAGCATCAACGAGATGATGCAGCGCGGGTGGCCGGCGCGCACGTTCATCGCGACGGTTGCGGAAGCCCGCGTGACCAACCCCACCACCGTGGAAGTGACAACCCGCTCGCCGGACATGAGCATTCCGGCCGGGCTAATGTTTACGCCGATCCTTCCCAAGCGCTACTACGAGAGCGTCGGATTTGAGGGCTTCGTCGCCAAGCCGGTCGGCACCGGCCCGTATGACCTCGCCGAGTTCGTACGCGAAGACCGCATCATCTACCGGAAGCGGACGGCAGCGCATCCCTTCCGCAATGCTCAGGCGTCAGAACTGATCTTCCTCTCAGTGCCGGAACATGGGCAGAAGATCAATGGGCTGCGCACGGGCGAACTCGATGCCACCACGACCTCGGCGCTCAGCTCTGACCAGGTTCAAGCCGCCGAAGCCGCCGGCATGAAGCTCCAAGTGATCCGCAACGCCTTCATCTTCGTCGCCATCCCGCAGGGAACCTACGAGCTGCGCAACACGCCGCTGAAGGATAAGCGGGTGCGCCAAGCGCTGAACTACGCGATCGACCGCGAGGCGATCACCAAGACGCTCTTCCGCGGCTACGCCCAGCCGGTTGCTCAGCTCGCGCTTGAAGGCAGCCCGTCGTGGGACCCGAATGTCAAGCCGGTCTACGACCCGGCGCTGGCGCGGCGGCTGCTCGCCGAGGCGGGCTACCCCAACGGCTTCAGCGGCATCACCATCGAGATGTCGCGCGCCCAGAACCTGCAGGATGTCGCTCTCGTCGTTCAGTCCCAGCTCCGCGAGATCGGCGTGCAGGCCGAGATCGAGATCATTGAGAGCGGTCTCTCGGTCGATCGCGTCTACGGCCGCAACAACACCCAGAAGCAAGACCTAACGATGAGCGGCAACGGCGACACCAACGGGTTCTACACCGCGATGCGGGTGCTCTACGGCTGCGGAAAGCCGATTGGCGGCACGCCGTCGGCGCTCTATTGGTGCAACCCCGAGTGGGATCGCCTGCTCGACGCTGCGCTCGCCGAGCGCGACCCGCAGCGGCGCGCCCAGCTGCTGCGCGAGGCGAACCGGATCATGCGCGAGGACGCGCCGGTCATCCCGCTCTACCTGCCCGCCAGCTTCGTCGTCCACAGCCCTAAGATCGTCGGGCTCAACCTCGACGGGCGCACGCAGTACAACTTCGACAACGTCTACCGGATCAAGTAA
- a CDS encoding zinc-ribbon domain containing protein has translation MSMSDRKLMCRDCSTEFLFTVGEQEFYRAKGLQNEPQRCPTCRANRRREKLGLPAREMHQVTCAICKGISFVPFIPRLDRPVYCSNCFEKIRTATAKNPEAVSS, from the coding sequence GTGTCTATGTCTGATCGGAAACTGATGTGCCGTGATTGCAGCACGGAGTTTCTCTTCACCGTTGGCGAGCAGGAGTTCTATCGGGCGAAAGGCTTGCAGAACGAGCCGCAGCGCTGCCCGACCTGCCGCGCGAACCGCCGCCGCGAAAAGCTCGGCCTGCCGGCTCGCGAGATGCACCAAGTGACGTGCGCCATCTGCAAGGGGATCTCGTTCGTGCCCTTTATTCCTCGGCTCGACCGGCCGGTCTACTGCTCCAACTGTTTCGAGAAGATCCGCACTGCCACGGCCAAGAATCCCGAAGCAGTGAGTTCGTAG